From the genome of Mugil cephalus isolate CIBA_MC_2020 chromosome 2, CIBA_Mcephalus_1.1, whole genome shotgun sequence, one region includes:
- the LOC125004289 gene encoding claudin-9-like, producing MASTGLQVMGLVLAVLGWVFGALVCAAPLWRVSAFVGGELVIAQMVWEGLWMNCLSQTTGQIQCKTYDSTLALPTSAQAARCLTVLSLLLCLLALTLGVTGAKCTHCMDGGSQTSKARLSRLAGVLFAIAGLAYLLPICWTAYAIIRDFYDPNIAAPLKRELGPALYLGWGASVLLLVGGVLLHIGSSAPGARPLPVIGRPAKDSSQTVAAAGEVKQQEKSFV from the coding sequence ATGGCATCAACAGGTCTTCAGGTGATGGGCTTGGTGTTGGCGGTGTTGGGCTGGGTGTTTGGGGCTCTGGTGTGCGCAGCTCCTCTATGGCGCGTGTCGGCCTTCGTGGGCGGAGAGCTGGTGATCGCCCAGATGGTGTGGGAGGGACTGTGGATGAACTGTTTGTCTCAGACAACAGGCCAGATCCAGTGCAAGACCTATGACTCCACCCTGGCCCTACCCACGTCTGCGCAAGCGGCGCGGTGCCTCACGGTTCTCTCCCTGCTTCTCTGCCTGCTGGCGCTCACACTCGGGGTGACGGGGGCCAAGTGTACCCACTGCATGGATGGAGGCAGCCAGACTTCCAAAGCTCGGCTGTCTAGGTTAGCGGGGGTGCTCTTCGCCATAGCTGGCCTTGCCTACTTGTTACCCATCTGTTGGACCGCCTACGCAATTATTAGGGACTTCTATGATCCAAATATTGCAGCGCCCTTAAAGAGAGAGCTGGGGCCTGCGCTGTACCTGGGCTGGGGAGCCAGCGTGCTGCTCCTTGTGGGGGGGGTTCTGTTGCACATCGGCTCCTCTGCCCCGGGAGCAAGACCGCTGCCCGTTATTGGAAGGCCAGCGAAGGATAGCTCACAAACAGTGGCAGCTGCAGGAGAGGTGAAGCAGCAAGAAAAATCTTTCGTATGA
- the slc25a10b gene encoding mitochondrial dicarboxylate carrier, protein MTEKRMSRWYFGGIASCGAACCTHPLDLLKVHLQTQQEVQKRMMGMALHVVKSDGVLALYSGLSASLCRQMSYSLTRFAIYETVRDMMGSTSSGPMPFYQKVLLGAFGGFTGGFVGTPADMVNVRMQNDMKLPAEQRRNYKHAIDGLYRVFREEGVRRLFSGASMASSRGAMVTVGQLACYDQAKQLVLGTGLMGDNILTHFLSSFIAGGCATFLCQPLDVLKTRLMNSKGEYTGVTHCLRETARLGPLAFYKGLVPAGIRLIPHTVLTFIFLEQLKKYFGIRIIS, encoded by the exons ATGACGGAGAAACGGATGTCGCGGTGGTACTTCGGTGGCATCGCGTCCTGCGGAGCCGCCTGCTGCACACATCCTCTGGATCTGCTGAAG GTGCACCTGCAGACGCAGCAGGAGGTGCAGAAGAGGATGATGGGGATGGCCCTTCATGTGGTGAAGAGCGACGGCGTGCTGGCTCTCTACAGCggcctctctgcctccctttgTAGACAG atGTCATATTCCCTCACTAGATTTGCCATCTATGAGACAGTGAGAGACATGATGGGCAGCACTAGCAGTGGCCCCATGCCTTTTTACCAGAAGGTCCTGCTGGGCGCTTTCGGAG GTTTCACCGGTGGGTTTGTTGGCACGCCGGCAGACATGGTGAACGTCAG GATGCAGAATGACATGAAGCTCCCAGcagaacagaggaggaa CTATAAACATGCCATAGATGGGCTGTATAGAGTCTTCAGAGAAG AGGGGGTAAGAAGACTGTTTTCAGGAGCCTCCATGGCCTCCAGCAGAGGCGCGATGGTCACCGTGGGACAG TTGGCGTGCTACGACCAGGCCAAGCAGCTGGTGCTGGGAACAGGCCTGATGGGAGACAACATACTCACACACTTTCTGTCCAGCTTCATCGCT GGAGGCTGCGCTACATTCCTGTGTCAACCGCTGGATGTGCTGAAGACGAGGCTGATGAACTCCAAAGGAGAGTACACG GGGGTGACACATTGCTTACGAGAGACTGCCAGGCTGGGTCCGTTGGCATTTtacaag ggTCTTGTTCCTGCAGGAATCCGCTTGATTCCCCACACAGTTCTCACCTTCATCTTCCTCGAGCAGCTCAAGAAATACTTCGGCATTCGCATCATCTCCTGA